From the genome of Rhizobium sp. 9140:
CCGCCAGATCGTTCTCGACGAATACGAAAAGCGCTCGCCGGACGCGACGCTGGCTGGCTGAGGGAGACGCGACATGACCGAAGATGCGCAGGCAGTGAAGCTCTATCTCGACGACCTCACAGTCGGGCAGCGCTTCACCAGCCCTTCCCATGTGATGGAACTCGATGAAATCCGGGAATTCGCAGGGCGCTACGATCCGCAGTTTTTCCACCTCGACGAGGAACTGGCGCGCGACAGCCTGTTCGGCAAGCTCGCCGCCAGCGGCTGGCACACGGCGGCGGCCACCATGCGGTTGCTCGTACAGAGCCTGCCGCTGGCCGGCGGGCTGATCGGCGCGGGCGGGGAAATCGCCTGGCCCCGCGCTACATGGCCGGGTGATCGCATCCATGTGGAAAGCGAGATCGTCACGATTGCGCCATCACGCTCGAAACCCGAACGCGGCCTCGTCACCTTCCGAAGCGAGACGATCAATCAGGACGGCGAGATCGTTCAGGTGTTCACGCCGAAAATCATTGCTTGGTGGCGATCGTCGTGAAATCTTGGAGCTACG
Proteins encoded in this window:
- a CDS encoding MaoC family dehydratase codes for the protein MTEDAQAVKLYLDDLTVGQRFTSPSHVMELDEIREFAGRYDPQFFHLDEELARDSLFGKLAASGWHTAAATMRLLVQSLPLAGGLIGAGGEIAWPRATWPGDRIHVESEIVTIAPSRSKPERGLVTFRSETINQDGEIVQVFTPKIIAWWRSS